In Arcobacter sp. F2176, a single window of DNA contains:
- a CDS encoding TRAP transporter small permease subunit, which yields MLLKLEKGFDKFADLIGTITSIAMVLMILNVFYDVVMRYFFRDGSIAMQEMEWHLFSVVILLGMSYTLKEDGHVRVDLIYDRLTDRKKAMINMTGVIAFILPIAILVGLSSINNAHEAYLSMEQSGDPGGLPYRWIVKSLIPLSFLLLIITSIGYFIKNLNIYKGLHPSDDYNLKGEISNLKCDLEQHKFHTIDIDERGDSK from the coding sequence ATGCTGTTAAAACTAGAAAAAGGTTTCGATAAATTTGCTGATTTAATTGGAACTATTACTTCTATTGCTATGGTACTTATGATTTTAAATGTCTTTTATGATGTTGTCATGAGATACTTTTTTAGAGATGGAAGTATTGCAATGCAGGAGATGGAGTGGCATCTATTCTCTGTAGTTATACTTTTAGGAATGTCATATACTTTAAAAGAAGATGGACATGTAAGAGTAGACTTAATCTATGATAGATTAACTGATAGAAAAAAAGCTATGATTAATATGACTGGTGTTATTGCTTTTATATTACCAATCGCAATACTTGTAGGATTAAGTTCAATTAATAATGCCCATGAAGCATACTTGTCAATGGAGCAAAGTGGCGATCCGGGGGGATTACCTTATAGATGGATTGTTAAATCTCTAATTCCTTTATCATTCTTACTTTTAATAATAACATCAATTGGATACTTTATTAAAAATTTAAACATATATAAAGGACTTCACCCATCAGATGACTATAACCTAAAAGGTGAAATATCAAACCTAAAATGTGATTTAGAACAACATAAATTTCACACTATTGATATCGATGAAAGAGGAGATTCTAAATGA
- a CDS encoding TRAP transporter substrate-binding protein → MKMFGKTTKLIVASVLLAGMSTASLAADKVYKWKLATTWGPTLHPFIDSPTKMAELVEKMSNGRLQIRVDAANKHKAALGILDMVKGGQYEMGHSASYYWKGKDINLLPFTTMPFGMTAPEQYAWFYYGGGMELMEKAYAPHKMLSFPGGNSGNQMGGWFRKEIKSLDDLKGLKMRIPGFAGEIMAKLGLTVTNIAPGELYTSLERGTIDALEWVGPGMDIKMGFHKIAPYYYTGWHEPATELQFLVNKRAYDKLPKDLQEILVTAMKLSSYDMYIQNYDMSATAWEEMKKDYPNIQIKTFPKPVMDAMKKANKELREEMVKGHPLLKEVLDSQDAYQKKVREWTKMSDYLYLKDNL, encoded by the coding sequence ATGAAAATGTTTGGAAAAACAACGAAGTTAATAGTGGCTTCAGTACTACTTGCGGGGATGAGTACTGCTTCATTAGCTGCTGATAAAGTATATAAGTGGAAATTAGCGACAACTTGGGGACCAACGCTACATCCATTTATTGACTCGCCTACAAAAATGGCAGAGTTGGTAGAAAAAATGTCTAATGGGAGACTACAAATTAGAGTAGATGCTGCCAATAAACATAAAGCCGCTCTTGGCATTTTAGATATGGTTAAAGGGGGTCAATATGAGATGGGGCACTCTGCATCATATTATTGGAAAGGTAAAGATATCAATCTTTTACCATTTACAACAATGCCATTTGGTATGACTGCACCTGAGCAATATGCATGGTTCTATTACGGTGGGGGAATGGAATTAATGGAAAAAGCTTATGCACCACATAAAATGCTATCTTTTCCTGGGGGAAATTCAGGAAACCAAATGGGTGGATGGTTTAGAAAAGAAATCAAATCTCTTGATGACCTAAAAGGTCTTAAAATGAGAATCCCAGGTTTTGCAGGGGAAATTATGGCAAAACTAGGTCTTACAGTTACTAACATTGCTCCAGGTGAACTATATACTTCACTTGAAAGAGGAACAATTGATGCATTGGAATGGGTTGGACCTGGAATGGATATAAAAATGGGATTCCATAAAATTGCACCTTATTACTATACAGGTTGGCATGAACCAGCAACTGAATTACAATTTTTAGTAAATAAAAGAGCATATGATAAACTTCCAAAAGATTTACAAGAGATTTTAGTAACAGCAATGAAATTAAGTTCATATGATATGTATATCCAAAACTATGATATGAGTGCAACAGCTTGGGAAGAAATGAAAAAAGATTACCCAAATATTCAAATTAAAACTTTTCCAAAACCAGTTATGGATGCTATGAAAAAAGCAAACAAAGAATTAAGAGAAGAAATGGTTAAAGGACATCCTTTATTAAAAGAAGTTTTAGATTCTCAAGATGCTTATCAAAAGAAAGTTAGAGAATGGACAAAAATGTCAGACTACTTATACTTAAAAGATAATTTATAA
- a CDS encoding lactate utilization protein B, with amino-acid sequence MSHPQEAAKFVANDERMHWHDKALWFVREKRDVSSKGIPEWEKLREYANNIKTHTMHKLDFYLEEFEKNAIKKGIKVHWAKDAQEHNKIVHEILASHNVTKLVKSKSMLTEECHLNPYLESKGIEVIDTDLGERIVQLRNEPPSHIVLPAIHLKKSDVSDTFHEHLGTEKGNDDPTYLTRAARASLREDFLTAQAGLTGVNFAISETGGIVVCTNEGNADMGASVPKLHIASMGIEKTIPRLKDLSVFTRLLARSATGQAITSYTSHYHGPVEGGEMHIVIVDNQRTPILADVTYQKSLNCIRCGACMNTCPIYRRSGGHSYKYTIPGPIGSNLAAFRNPKEHKSLPFACTLCASCTNVCPVKIDLDSQLYAHRQDLAKKHLIDTKKAVAMKITSWVMDHPTLFNIGGKIMRKVIPMLPDSIIYSKANVWGKQRDIPKMPKNSFKELYKQRKDS; translated from the coding sequence ATGAGTCATCCCCAAGAAGCAGCAAAATTTGTAGCCAATGATGAGAGAATGCATTGGCATGACAAAGCATTATGGTTTGTAAGAGAAAAAAGAGATGTCTCAAGTAAAGGAATACCTGAATGGGAAAAATTAAGAGAATATGCAAATAATATAAAAACACATACTATGCATAAACTTGATTTTTACCTAGAAGAGTTTGAAAAAAATGCAATAAAAAAAGGTATAAAAGTTCATTGGGCAAAAGATGCCCAAGAACATAATAAAATAGTTCATGAAATCTTAGCTTCACACAATGTAACAAAACTTGTAAAATCAAAATCAATGCTAACAGAAGAGTGTCATTTAAATCCTTATCTAGAAAGTAAAGGGATTGAAGTAATTGATACAGATTTAGGTGAAAGAATTGTTCAACTTAGAAATGAACCACCTTCACATATAGTACTACCAGCGATTCACCTTAAAAAATCTGATGTAAGTGATACTTTTCACGAACACTTAGGAACTGAGAAAGGCAATGATGATCCTACTTATCTTACACGTGCAGCAAGAGCTAGTTTAAGAGAAGATTTCCTAACAGCGCAAGCAGGACTCACTGGTGTAAACTTTGCAATAAGTGAAACAGGTGGAATAGTTGTTTGTACAAATGAAGGAAATGCAGATATGGGGGCAAGTGTTCCTAAACTTCATATTGCGTCTATGGGTATAGAAAAAACTATTCCAAGACTTAAAGATTTATCAGTATTTACAAGATTACTAGCAAGAAGTGCAACTGGTCAAGCTATTACTTCTTATACATCACATTACCATGGTCCAGTAGAAGGTGGAGAGATGCATATTGTAATAGTAGATAACCAAAGAACTCCAATATTAGCTGATGTTACTTATCAAAAATCACTTAATTGTATTAGATGTGGTGCATGTATGAATACTTGTCCAATCTATAGAAGAAGTGGTGGTCACTCTTATAAATATACAATTCCAGGACCTATTGGTTCAAATTTAGCAGCATTTAGAAATCCTAAAGAGCATAAATCATTACCTTTTGCTTGTACACTTTGTGCTTCATGTACAAATGTATGCCCTGTAAAAATTGATTTGGATTCTCAACTTTACGCCCATAGACAAGACCTTGCTAAAAAGCATTTAATAGACACAAAAAAAGCAGTAGCTATGAAAATAACTTCATGGGTAATGGATCACCCTACACTATTTAATATAGGTGGGAAAATCATGAGAAAAGTAATTCCGATGTTACCTGATTCTATTATTTACTCAAAAGCAAATGTTTGGGGAAAACAAAGGGATATTCCAAAGATGCCAAAAAACTCTTTTAAAGAGTTATATAAACAAAGAAAGGATTCATAA
- a CDS encoding response regulator transcription factor, protein MKILLLEDNTKLSQTISKRLGLKGYRVDSFSDGQKAYDSISNGYNCFLLDINVPNIDGIKILKKIREYYIEVPIIIISSTVELDIIKEAYDYGCNDYLKKPFFIDELEIKIEKLCKITNNIIMFDEEYYFDFKSSLLKIDKEEVRLTKKERLLLNLFLTKKNEVITYAAIENYVWEGNFVSLESIRSLIRRLRKILIKDYIHTVVDTGYIFKI, encoded by the coding sequence ATGAAAATCTTACTTCTAGAAGATAATACAAAACTTAGTCAAACCATATCTAAAAGACTAGGACTAAAAGGATATAGAGTTGATTCATTTTCTGATGGACAAAAAGCATATGATTCTATATCAAATGGTTATAATTGTTTTTTATTAGATATAAATGTTCCAAATATAGATGGAATAAAAATTCTCAAAAAAATTAGAGAATATTATATAGAAGTACCTATTATAATAATCAGTTCAACTGTAGAACTTGATATTATTAAAGAAGCATATGATTATGGATGTAATGACTATTTAAAAAAGCCTTTTTTTATAGATGAATTAGAAATAAAGATTGAAAAATTATGTAAAATTACAAATAATATTATTATGTTTGATGAAGAGTATTATTTTGATTTTAAATCCTCTTTATTAAAAATAGATAAAGAAGAAGTAAGACTTACAAAAAAAGAGAGACTTCTATTAAATCTTTTTTTAACTAAAAAAAATGAAGTAATTACCTATGCTGCGATAGAAAACTATGTTTGGGAAGGAAACTTTGTTTCACTTGAATCAATAAGAAGCTTGATAAGACGACTTAGAAAAATATTAATAAAAGATTATATCCATACAGTAGTCGATACAGGCTATATATTTAAAATATAA
- a CDS encoding TRAP transporter large permease subunit translates to MIGVIMFFTALFMLLIGFPVAFTFAAVSVFFGIIAGIVEIGFDGSLHSLIEGVHEGILMFDYMPFRIFAIQQNTILMAIPMFIFMGIVLQKTGLAEKLLESMGFLFGEIRGGVAISTVLVGTLLAASTGVVGASVVAMGVISLPVMMKYKYNVPLAAGTICASGTLGQIIPPSLVLIILGDVFQVPVGDLFSSAVWPGLALVGAYILFILIVSYFKKDMAPAIPKHADMGTKKQQIIQALIAIIPSLTLIVLVLGSIFEGVATPTESAAVGCLGAIFLSFMYRTFTTAMVKEAALESVKITSMVFAILIGATAFSMVFSYTGGEDIVHDFMLNLPGGDGKWSFIIFTMLAILFLGFFIDFIEISYIIVPILIPVSQTLGIDPVWFAILIAMNLQTSFLTPPFGFALFYLKGCAPDGVRTIDIYKGVLPFILIQIVVLALVAFYPQIFGMSITN, encoded by the coding sequence ATGATTGGTGTAATAATGTTTTTTACAGCATTATTTATGCTGTTGATTGGATTTCCCGTTGCTTTTACATTTGCTGCTGTTTCAGTATTTTTTGGAATAATAGCAGGAATAGTAGAAATAGGTTTTGATGGTAGTTTACATAGCTTGATTGAAGGTGTTCATGAAGGTATCTTGATGTTTGATTATATGCCCTTTAGAATTTTTGCAATTCAACAAAATACTATTTTGATGGCTATTCCTATGTTTATTTTTATGGGTATTGTTTTACAAAAAACTGGTCTTGCTGAAAAATTACTTGAATCTATGGGATTTTTATTTGGAGAGATTAGAGGTGGAGTTGCAATCTCTACTGTACTTGTAGGAACACTACTTGCTGCTTCTACTGGTGTTGTTGGGGCTTCTGTTGTGGCTATGGGAGTTATTTCACTTCCAGTTATGATGAAATATAAATATAATGTTCCTCTTGCTGCTGGAACAATATGTGCTTCTGGAACATTAGGACAAATTATTCCTCCTTCTTTAGTATTAATCATATTAGGTGATGTATTCCAAGTTCCTGTTGGTGATCTGTTTTCATCTGCTGTTTGGCCAGGACTTGCTCTTGTTGGGGCTTATATTCTTTTTATATTAATTGTTTCATATTTTAAAAAAGATATGGCACCAGCTATTCCAAAACATGCAGATATGGGAACAAAAAAACAACAAATAATACAGGCACTTATTGCTATTATTCCTTCACTTACTCTTATTGTTTTAGTTTTAGGTTCTATTTTTGAAGGTGTTGCAACACCAACAGAATCTGCTGCAGTTGGATGTTTAGGGGCAATCTTTCTATCTTTTATGTATAGAACTTTTACAACTGCTATGGTAAAAGAAGCCGCTTTAGAATCTGTTAAAATTACATCAATGGTATTTGCTATTTTAATTGGAGCAACAGCGTTTTCTATGGTATTTTCATATACAGGTGGAGAAGATATTGTTCATGACTTTATGTTGAACTTACCAGGTGGTGATGGAAAATGGTCATTTATAATATTTACAATGTTAGCTATATTATTTTTAGGTTTTTTTATTGATTTTATAGAAATTTCATATATAATAGTACCAATATTAATTCCTGTTTCACAAACATTAGGAATTGACCCAGTATGGTTTGCTATTTTAATAGCTATGAATTTACAAACATCATTCTTAACCCCACCATTTGGATTTGCACTCTTTTATTTAAAAGGTTGTGCCCCAGATGGAGTGAGGACAATAGATATTTATAAAGGTGTTTTACCATTTATTTTAATACAAATAGTTGTATTAGCACTAGTTGCATTCTATCCACAAATATTTGGAATGAGTATTACAAACTAA
- a CDS encoding (Fe-S)-binding protein, producing MTIGLFIPCFMNELYPQSCMATLKLLEKLKFNVEYPMEQTCCGQPMANSGCSQDIEKLAHRFVNTFKKYDYVVAPSGSCVTMVKEHYEPFFNDNKDYNKIKTSIYEITEFLHDIAKIDKLDSKFNYKVGVHNSCHGHRVLKLGSASELNIPHFNKLENLLSLVEGIELVKLNREDECCGFGGTFCVTEEAISVAMGKDRIKDHMDSNVQIMTGADMSCLMHMQGIMNRDKNPIKVMHISEILLGETI from the coding sequence ATGACTATAGGACTATTTATACCTTGCTTTATGAATGAGCTTTATCCGCAAAGCTGTATGGCAACTTTAAAGCTTTTAGAAAAATTAAAATTTAATGTAGAATATCCAATGGAGCAAACTTGCTGTGGACAACCAATGGCAAACTCAGGTTGTAGCCAAGATATTGAAAAATTAGCACACAGATTTGTAAATACTTTTAAAAAATATGACTATGTAGTAGCACCTAGTGGTTCATGTGTAACCATGGTAAAAGAGCATTATGAGCCATTTTTTAATGACAATAAAGATTATAATAAAATCAAAACATCAATATATGAAATAACAGAATTTTTACATGACATTGCAAAAATTGATAAATTGGATTCAAAATTTAATTATAAAGTTGGAGTTCATAATTCATGTCATGGACATAGAGTTTTAAAACTTGGAAGTGCAAGTGAACTTAACATCCCACATTTTAATAAACTAGAAAATCTTTTATCACTTGTTGAGGGAATAGAACTAGTTAAATTAAATAGAGAAGATGAGTGCTGTGGTTTTGGTGGAACTTTTTGTGTAACAGAAGAAGCAATATCTGTTGCAATGGGAAAAGATAGAATAAAAGACCATATGGATTCAAATGTTCAAATTATGACAGGTGCAGATATGTCATGTTTGATGCATATGCAAGGAATAATGAATAGGGACAAAAATCCTATCAAAGTTATGCATATAAGTGAAATACTTTTAGGAGAAACGATATGA
- a CDS encoding dCMP deaminase family protein — protein sequence MISDKNFINIAHEIASASKCVSKQVGAVIVKDGRILSTGYNGTPAGYINCKEHWNDEYTKDHHDWSKTYEIHAEMNALIWAARKGISIEGATIYVTLEPCSECSKNLIAAGIKRIVFQKAYEHTASDIVSKFLKDNKVVIEQIN from the coding sequence ATGATAAGTGATAAAAACTTTATAAATATTGCACATGAGATAGCAAGTGCTTCAAAATGTGTATCAAAACAAGTAGGTGCAGTAATAGTAAAAGATGGAAGAATTTTATCAACAGGTTATAATGGAACACCAGCTGGATATATAAATTGCAAAGAACATTGGAATGATGAATATACAAAGGACCATCATGATTGGTCAAAAACCTATGAAATACATGCAGAAATGAATGCACTAATTTGGGCTGCAAGAAAAGGTATAAGTATAGAAGGAGCAACTATTTATGTAACCTTAGAGCCTTGCAGTGAGTGCTCAAAAAACTTAATCGCAGCAGGAATTAAAAGAATTGTTTTCCAAAAAGCATATGAGCATACAGCTTCAGATATTGTTTCAAAATTCTTAAAAGACAACAAAGTAGTAATAGAACAAATAAATTAA
- a CDS encoding LUD domain-containing protein translates to MSSRDEILNAIKSNNVVKDEILPEYDHFGITFENKLEKYAQVIKTVGGESIITTKEKLDETIKNLYKDELGQVYSNVEFCSLSNFDANAQDDAHNLKDIDLAIVKGNFAVAENGAVWLKDENNRHRSLYFIAQNIIIVVNKNDIVNNMHEAYTKIEFENSGYGVFVSGPSKTADIEQSLVIGAHGPKSGYIIFVD, encoded by the coding sequence ATGTCAAGTAGAGATGAGATATTAAATGCTATTAAATCAAATAATGTAGTAAAAGATGAAATCCTTCCTGAATATGATCATTTTGGAATAACTTTTGAAAATAAATTAGAAAAATATGCCCAAGTCATAAAAACTGTAGGCGGAGAATCTATTATAACAACAAAAGAGAAACTTGATGAAACTATAAAAAATCTATATAAAGATGAGTTAGGGCAAGTTTATTCAAATGTGGAATTTTGTTCATTAAGTAATTTTGATGCAAATGCACAAGATGATGCTCACAACTTAAAAGATATAGATTTAGCAATAGTTAAAGGAAATTTTGCAGTTGCTGAAAATGGTGCAGTTTGGTTAAAAGATGAGAATAATAGACATAGAAGTCTTTATTTCATAGCTCAAAATATCATAATAGTAGTAAATAAAAATGATATTGTAAATAATATGCATGAAGCTTATACAAAAATAGAGTTTGAAAATAGTGGATATGGTGTATTTGTTTCAGGGCCTTCAAAAACAGCAGACATAGAACAATCACTTGTAATAGGAGCACATGGTCCAAAATCTGGATATATCATTTTTGTAGATTAA
- a CDS encoding class I SAM-dependent methyltransferase, with product MAHKDNNTFYNKTIKKYGISARGVHWNSEFSQYKRFEILTEFIKDEIKNSTIIDAGCGFGEYYNYLFDNNLKPKSYIGIDCEKQMIELASKRFLNVNFYLADILIDELEEADYYVCSGALSILTKNEIKTFINKCFNSSKKGFIFNFLKNDSLTNIKPKDILSHIKTLTEDITIKDNYLDNDFSIFMKK from the coding sequence ATGGCTCACAAAGACAACAATACATTTTATAATAAAACCATTAAAAAATATGGCATAAGTGCAAGGGGAGTTCACTGGAATTCTGAATTTTCCCAATATAAAAGGTTTGAGATTTTAACAGAGTTTATAAAAGATGAAATTAAAAACTCAACTATAATAGATGCAGGATGTGGTTTTGGAGAGTATTATAACTATTTATTTGATAATAATTTAAAACCAAAATCTTACATTGGTATTGATTGTGAAAAACAAATGATAGAGTTAGCTAGTAAAAGATTTTTGAATGTTAACTTCTATCTTGCAGATATTCTTATAGATGAATTAGAAGAAGCAGATTATTATGTATGTAGTGGAGCTTTAAGTATTCTAACAAAAAATGAAATTAAAACATTTATTAATAAGTGCTTTAATTCATCAAAAAAAGGATTTATTTTTAACTTTTTAAAAAATGATTCCTTGACTAATATTAAACCAAAAGATATATTATCACACATCAAAACATTAACAGAAGATATAACAATAAAGGATAATTATTTAGACAATGACTTTTCAATTTTTATGAAAAAATAG
- a CDS encoding ABC transporter substrate binding protein → MKKLLLLYFIIFLTSSFANNNKEVLLLHSYHKGYKWSDDISKAIEDKFASYGNIELTTRYMDTKRVVGGIYLNELAELYKKQFENRKFDLILVSDNNAFEFIIKYHDYLFPNTPVLFCGINNFDKTLLEEKNIKEYMSGVVEQVDLENNFKLIHELHPKMKNLVIINDKSKTGYAIKRDLRLIIKKYKDQFNIEYIDQLDMETLKNKVKNLNKDDVLLFLLLFKDKAGKNFTYKEGLKQIKEISHNPIYGLWDFYLNYGIVGGLVTSATAQGNSVANMALQVLNGKDIKDIPILEKSPNRYIFDYNELKKFDISLNNIHEKYTILNEPSSFYKKYTKFIVIVFSIIFILSIMVISMRANINRRKKLENDLSNRLKFEKVLLDTLPNAIYYKNKDGKFIGSNLAFAKLFNITKQEVIGKTAFDFFPKDIAIKNIEIDEKIQKSQETDTSEIVLHFANLQMKYFILNKAPYENINGEVGGIVCIMDDITERVQQKQFLIQQTKLAEMGDMVAAIAHQWNEPLVELSALVQDIQTSHMLEELQTQDVQSFVKDSMVQIQYMSQTLSDFRNFLKPSTKKTNFSVKQSFEDILEIVGKQLFYLNINIEINYQENNNDFLVYGYKNEFKQVLLNLLNNAKNKISDNSLENKCKIIVNVYTNNNYTIIEVIDDAGGIDEKIIHSIFDPYFTTKKDGTGIGLYMAKVIIEDKMKGQMFVKNDENKVIFTIKIPKMKKVLQ, encoded by the coding sequence ATGAAAAAACTTTTATTACTATACTTTATAATCTTTCTTACATCTTCTTTTGCGAACAATAATAAAGAAGTTTTATTACTCCATTCGTATCATAAAGGGTATAAATGGAGTGATGACATATCAAAAGCAATCGAAGATAAATTTGCCTCATATGGTAATATAGAACTTACAACTAGATATATGGATACCAAAAGAGTTGTTGGAGGCATATATCTAAATGAACTTGCTGAACTCTACAAAAAACAATTTGAAAATAGAAAATTTGATTTAATCCTTGTAAGTGATAATAATGCCTTTGAATTTATTATAAAGTATCATGATTATCTCTTTCCTAATACTCCTGTACTCTTTTGTGGTATCAATAACTTTGATAAAACTCTTTTAGAAGAAAAGAATATAAAAGAGTATATGTCAGGAGTAGTAGAACAAGTTGATTTAGAGAATAACTTTAAATTGATACATGAACTTCACCCTAAGATGAAGAATCTTGTTATTATAAATGATAAGTCAAAAACAGGTTATGCAATAAAAAGAGATTTAAGACTTATAATAAAAAAATACAAAGATCAATTTAACATAGAATACATAGATCAATTAGATATGGAGACTTTAAAAAATAAAGTTAAAAATTTAAATAAAGATGATGTTTTACTTTTTTTGCTTCTTTTTAAAGATAAAGCAGGGAAAAACTTTACTTATAAAGAGGGTTTAAAACAAATAAAAGAAATAAGTCATAACCCTATTTATGGACTGTGGGATTTTTATCTAAATTATGGAATTGTAGGTGGATTAGTAACATCAGCAACCGCACAAGGTAATAGTGTTGCAAATATGGCTTTACAAGTTTTAAATGGAAAAGATATAAAAGATATTCCTATTTTAGAAAAATCTCCCAATCGATATATTTTTGATTATAACGAACTAAAGAAATTTGATATTTCACTGAATAATATCCATGAAAAATATACAATTTTAAATGAACCAAGCTCATTTTATAAAAAATATACAAAATTTATAGTTATTGTTTTTTCTATAATTTTTATTCTTTCAATCATGGTTATTAGTATGAGAGCCAATATAAATAGAAGAAAAAAACTTGAAAATGACCTTTCAAATCGACTAAAGTTTGAGAAAGTTTTATTAGACACCCTACCTAATGCAATATACTATAAAAATAAAGATGGTAAGTTTATTGGTTCAAACTTAGCTTTTGCAAAATTATTTAACATCACAAAACAAGAAGTTATTGGAAAAACTGCCTTTGACTTTTTTCCAAAAGATATAGCTATAAAAAACATAGAAATAGATGAAAAGATTCAAAAAAGCCAAGAAACAGATACCTCAGAGATAGTCTTACACTTTGCAAACTTACAAATGAAATATTTTATTTTAAATAAAGCTCCATATGAAAATATAAATGGAGAAGTTGGGGGTATTGTTTGTATTATGGATGATATTACAGAGAGAGTTCAACAAAAACAATTCTTAATACAACAAACAAAATTAGCAGAAATGGGAGATATGGTAGCAGCCATTGCACATCAATGGAATGAACCACTAGTTGAACTCTCAGCCTTAGTTCAAGATATACAAACTTCACACATGCTTGAAGAACTACAAACGCAGGATGTGCAAAGTTTTGTAAAAGATTCAATGGTTCAAATTCAATACATGTCACAAACTTTAAGTGATTTTAGAAACTTTTTAAAACCCTCAACTAAAAAAACAAATTTTTCTGTAAAACAATCTTTTGAAGATATATTAGAAATTGTAGGAAAACAACTCTTCTATTTGAATATTAATATTGAAATAAATTACCAAGAAAATAATAATGATTTTCTAGTATATGGGTATAAAAATGAATTTAAACAAGTATTATTAAACCTTTTAAATAATGCAAAAAATAAAATATCAGACAATTCTTTAGAAAATAAATGCAAAATAATAGTTAATGTTTACACAAATAATAATTACACTATAATAGAAGTAATAGATGATGCAGGTGGAATAGATGAAAAAATAATACACTCTATTTTTGACCCCTATTTCACTACAAAAAAAGATGGTACAGGGATTGGATTATACATGGCAAAAGTAATTATTGAAGATAAAATGAAAGGACAAATGTTTGTCAAAAATGATGAAAACAAAGTTATATTTACAATAAAAATTCCCAAAATGAAAAAGGTTTTACAATGA